The following coding sequences lie in one Arachis stenosperma cultivar V10309 chromosome 5, arast.V10309.gnm1.PFL2, whole genome shotgun sequence genomic window:
- the LOC130980731 gene encoding zinc finger BED domain-containing protein RICESLEEPER 2-like produces the protein MAQNVEACLNSWKLNKILSLTVDNASSNDVGVMYLQRRLNSWKSSVLNGEYLHMRCCAHILNLIVKDGLKEIDDSVAKIRDAVKYVRSSNSRLTRFKACIAQENIPHKTLVCLDVETRWNSTYLMLVAALKHQKAFELLEMQDKKFVEELNKGRGVPSFQDWDYAKSVLPFLEMFYDATLRISGSSYVTSNLYMKEVFALGRRIQQYRDDDDLSISLMASKMKAKYNKYWGNAKTINMLLLIAVILDPCHKLDYVEWCLVNSFGVEVGGELKTKLSSCLHSLYNLYQGEDEGNQDDTLSQPSASDKAKDIYDMGLYRRSTGRKSNLKSELDRYLNEDCEPDDKPLDILGWWKANSNRFSILANMARDILAIPVSTVASESAFSMGGRIIDQYRSSLTPKMIEALVCTEDWLKGDFFSSLAPENFEELEKVEQDLILSEDITCSVGPDFEAQLIAVAMSILDGDIGINNYSSWNVIFVNKMKVLVADLQWL, from the exons ATGGCTCAAAATGTTGAAGCTTGCTTGAATAGCTGGAAGTTGAACAAGATTTTGAGTTTGACAGTTGATAATGCATCGTCTAACGATGTAGGAGTTATGTATTTACAAAGAAGACTAAATTCTTGGAAGAGTTCAGTTTTGAATGGAGAGTATCTCCATATGCGGTGTTGTGCGCATATTTTAAACCTGATTGTGAAGGATGGATTGAAGGAGATTGATGATTCAGTCGCCAAAATTCGAGATGCTGTGAAGTATGTCAGATCTTCAAATTCAAGATTAACTAGGTTTAAGGCATGTATTGCACAAGAGAATATTCCACATAAGACTCTTGTTTGCCTAGATGTTGAAACGCGATGGAACTCTACATACCTAATGTTAGTAGCAGCCTTAAAGCATCAGAAGGCATTTGAGCTATTAGAGATGCAAGACAAAAAATTTGTTGAAGAATTAAACAAGGGAAGAGGGGTACCTTCATTTCAAGATTGGGATTATGCTAAGTCCGTCTTAccatttttagagatgttttacGATGCTACACTTCGCATCTCTGGATCCTCTTATGTCACTAGTAACTTATACATGAAAGAAGTGTTTGCTCTTGGAAGGAGGATTCAACAATAtcgtgatgatgatgatttgaGCATAAGTCTTATGGCAAGTAAGATGAAAGCAAAATACAACAAGTATTGGGGAAATGCAAAAACTATTAACATGTTGTTGTTAATTGCCGTAATTCTAGATCCCTGCCATAAGTTGGATTATGTTGAGTGGTGCCTAGTTAATTCTTTTGGTGTGGAAGTGGGTGGTGAATTGAAGACAAAGTTGTCTTCTTGTCTTCATTcactttataatttatatcaaggTGAAGATGAAGGAAACCAAGATGATACCCTCTCCCAACCGAGTGCAAGTGATAAAGCCAAAGACATTTATGATATGGGGTTATATCGTCGATCAACCGGTCGCAAATCCAATCTTAAATCTGAGCTTGATCGTTATTTGAATGAAGACTGTGAGCCAGATGATAAGCCTTTGGATATTCTAGGATGGTGGAAGGCTAACTCGAATCGGTTTTCCATCCTAGCAAATATGGCACGGGACATATTGGCTATACCAGTTTCAACAGTAGCTTCCGAGTCTGCTTTTAGTATGGGGGGAAGAATCATCGATCAATATCGTAGCTCATTGACTCCTAAGATGATAGAAGCCCTTGTATGTACCGAAGATTGGCTTAAAGGagattttttctcttctcttgcACCTGAGAATTTCGAAGAGCTTGAAAAGGTCGAGCAAG aTTTGATTTTATCAGAGGACATTACTTGTTCAGTGGGTCCAG ACTTTGAGGCACAACTTATAGCAGTTGCAATGTCAATTTTGGATGGGGACATTGGTATCAACAATTATAGCAGTTGGAATGTCATTTTTGTGAATAAGATGAAGGTCTTAGTTGCAGACTTGCAGTGGCTTTGA